A window from Solea senegalensis isolate Sse05_10M linkage group LG15, IFAPA_SoseM_1, whole genome shotgun sequence encodes these proteins:
- the setd4 gene encoding SET domain-containing protein 4 isoform X2 — translation MGVPGPGGVMRGCSRRAGRAARKRRQKCECPIQSVSLCHQPQYVRLMKFLHRRGFTSALLQPALFTDTGRGLQTLKTIKPGQLIVSLPASCLLTTSTVLSSYLGHYIKSWKHRLSPLLVLCVYLVSERHRGETSDWFPYVDVLPTSYTCPAYFTQTVLAVLPADVQRRALEQREALQELHSSSQDFFRSLQPVLSQPAEEVFTYDAFRCSHTHTHTHTHTCMHTQYVSDSFFPTRWAWCSVNTRSVFMSHPCNHFLSGQDVYALAPFLDLLNHQPDVQVKAGFSDVTGCYEIRSVSGTPRFQQAFINYGSHDNQRLLLEYGFVAPGNPHSVVYVDADLLCEVLKGDRSLNQKMKFLKENDFVQNLTVSSDGPSWRLMTALRLLSMPQTLYHQWRAVLLGQAVCEDGEEWSVLMAERLCQRLLRDTHAALDKISELLQQCDQSVREQLDVVHSLRQEETCLLGRCLEVLRGMMRRPEEEELLPCQPDVDAVS, via the exons atg GGAGTCCCAGGTCCAGGTGGGGTCATGAGGGGCTGTAGCCGTCGAGCTGGAAGAGCTGCAAGGAAAAGGAGGCAGAAATGTGAATGCCCCATCCAGTCAG tctctctgtgtcaccagCCACAATATGTGAGGCTGATGAAGTTTCTTCACCGGCGAGGATTCACTTCAGCACTGCTGCAGCCAGCCCTCTTCACTG ACACAGGCAGAGGACTGCAGACTCTCAAAACTATAAAG CCTGGTCAGCTCATCGTCTCCCTCCCTGCTTCCTGCCTCCTCACAACCTCAACTGTCCTGAGCAGCTACCTGGGACACTATATTAAGAg CTGGAAACACCGTCTCTCTCCCCTGCTGGTGCTCTGCGTGTACCTGGTAAGCGAACGACACCGGGGAGAGACCTCTGATTGGTTCCCCTACGTTGACGTGCTGCCAACCTCCTACACCTGCCCCGCCTACTTCACACAGACTGTCCTGGCTGTTCTGCCCGCTGACGTGCAGAGGCGAGCTTTAGAGCAGAGGGAGGCGCTACAAGAACTTCACTCCTCCAGTCAGGActttttcag ATCCCTGCAGCCAGTCCTGAGTCAGCCAGCAGAGGAGGTGTTCACGTATGACGCTTTCaggtgctcacacacacacacacacacacacacacacacatgcatgcatacacaaTATGTGTCTGATTCTTTCTTTCCCACCAGGTGGGCGTGGTGCAGCGTCAACACGCGCTCTGTCTTCATGTCCCATCCCTGcaaccacttcctgtctggaCAGGATGTTTATGCTTTAGCCCCTTTCCTGGACCTGCTCAACCACCAGCCTGATGTGCAG gTAAAAGCAGGTTTCAGTGACGTGACAGGATGTTATGAAATCAGAAGTGTTTCCGGGACCCCGCGCTTCCAGCAGGCCTTCATAAACTACGGCTCCCATGATAACCAGCGCCTGCTGTTAGAGTATGGCTTTGTTGCCCCCGGTAACCCACACAGTGTGGTTTATGTAGATGCAG ATCTCCTCTGTGAGGTTTTAAAAGGCGACAGGAGTTTGAACCAGAAGATGAAGTTCCTCAAAGAGAACGACTTCGTTCA aaACCTGACAGTATCCAGTGATGGCCCCAGTTGGAGGTTGATGACGGCTCTCAGACTCTTGTCCATGCCACAAACGCTGTA TCACCAGTGGAGGGCAGTGTTGCTCGGCCAGGCGGTGTGTGAAGACGGGGAGGAGTGGAGCGTCCTGATGGCCGAGAGACTCTGTCAGCGACTACTACGAGACACGCATGCAGCTCTGGATAAG atctcTGAGCTCCTGCAGCAGTGTGACCAGTCAGTCAGGGAGCAGCTAGACGTGGTCCACTCACTACGACAGGAGGAGACGTGCCTCCTGGGACGCTGTCTTGAAGTGCTGCGAGGCATGATGAGACGACCAGAAGAGGAAGAACTGTTGCCGTGCCAACCTGATGTTGACGCTGTGAGCTGA
- the setd4 gene encoding SET domain-containing protein 4 isoform X1, with amino-acid sequence MVWGVPGPGGVMRGCSRRAGRAARKRRQKCECPIQSVSLCHQPQYVRLMKFLHRRGFTSALLQPALFTDTGRGLQTLKTIKPGQLIVSLPASCLLTTSTVLSSYLGHYIKSWKHRLSPLLVLCVYLVSERHRGETSDWFPYVDVLPTSYTCPAYFTQTVLAVLPADVQRRALEQREALQELHSSSQDFFRSLQPVLSQPAEEVFTYDAFRCSHTHTHTHTHTCMHTQYVSDSFFPTRWAWCSVNTRSVFMSHPCNHFLSGQDVYALAPFLDLLNHQPDVQVKAGFSDVTGCYEIRSVSGTPRFQQAFINYGSHDNQRLLLEYGFVAPGNPHSVVYVDADLLCEVLKGDRSLNQKMKFLKENDFVQNLTVSSDGPSWRLMTALRLLSMPQTLYHQWRAVLLGQAVCEDGEEWSVLMAERLCQRLLRDTHAALDKISELLQQCDQSVREQLDVVHSLRQEETCLLGRCLEVLRGMMRRPEEEELLPCQPDVDAVS; translated from the exons atggTATGG GGAGTCCCAGGTCCAGGTGGGGTCATGAGGGGCTGTAGCCGTCGAGCTGGAAGAGCTGCAAGGAAAAGGAGGCAGAAATGTGAATGCCCCATCCAGTCAG tctctctgtgtcaccagCCACAATATGTGAGGCTGATGAAGTTTCTTCACCGGCGAGGATTCACTTCAGCACTGCTGCAGCCAGCCCTCTTCACTG ACACAGGCAGAGGACTGCAGACTCTCAAAACTATAAAG CCTGGTCAGCTCATCGTCTCCCTCCCTGCTTCCTGCCTCCTCACAACCTCAACTGTCCTGAGCAGCTACCTGGGACACTATATTAAGAg CTGGAAACACCGTCTCTCTCCCCTGCTGGTGCTCTGCGTGTACCTGGTAAGCGAACGACACCGGGGAGAGACCTCTGATTGGTTCCCCTACGTTGACGTGCTGCCAACCTCCTACACCTGCCCCGCCTACTTCACACAGACTGTCCTGGCTGTTCTGCCCGCTGACGTGCAGAGGCGAGCTTTAGAGCAGAGGGAGGCGCTACAAGAACTTCACTCCTCCAGTCAGGActttttcag ATCCCTGCAGCCAGTCCTGAGTCAGCCAGCAGAGGAGGTGTTCACGTATGACGCTTTCaggtgctcacacacacacacacacacacacacacacacatgcatgcatacacaaTATGTGTCTGATTCTTTCTTTCCCACCAGGTGGGCGTGGTGCAGCGTCAACACGCGCTCTGTCTTCATGTCCCATCCCTGcaaccacttcctgtctggaCAGGATGTTTATGCTTTAGCCCCTTTCCTGGACCTGCTCAACCACCAGCCTGATGTGCAG gTAAAAGCAGGTTTCAGTGACGTGACAGGATGTTATGAAATCAGAAGTGTTTCCGGGACCCCGCGCTTCCAGCAGGCCTTCATAAACTACGGCTCCCATGATAACCAGCGCCTGCTGTTAGAGTATGGCTTTGTTGCCCCCGGTAACCCACACAGTGTGGTTTATGTAGATGCAG ATCTCCTCTGTGAGGTTTTAAAAGGCGACAGGAGTTTGAACCAGAAGATGAAGTTCCTCAAAGAGAACGACTTCGTTCA aaACCTGACAGTATCCAGTGATGGCCCCAGTTGGAGGTTGATGACGGCTCTCAGACTCTTGTCCATGCCACAAACGCTGTA TCACCAGTGGAGGGCAGTGTTGCTCGGCCAGGCGGTGTGTGAAGACGGGGAGGAGTGGAGCGTCCTGATGGCCGAGAGACTCTGTCAGCGACTACTACGAGACACGCATGCAGCTCTGGATAAG atctcTGAGCTCCTGCAGCAGTGTGACCAGTCAGTCAGGGAGCAGCTAGACGTGGTCCACTCACTACGACAGGAGGAGACGTGCCTCCTGGGACGCTGTCTTGAAGTGCTGCGAGGCATGATGAGACGACCAGAAGAGGAAGAACTGTTGCCGTGCCAACCTGATGTTGACGCTGTGAGCTGA
- the setd4 gene encoding SET domain-containing protein 4 isoform X3, which translates to MRGCSRRAGRAARKRRQKCECPIQSVSLCHQPQYVRLMKFLHRRGFTSALLQPALFTDTGRGLQTLKTIKPGQLIVSLPASCLLTTSTVLSSYLGHYIKSWKHRLSPLLVLCVYLVSERHRGETSDWFPYVDVLPTSYTCPAYFTQTVLAVLPADVQRRALEQREALQELHSSSQDFFRSLQPVLSQPAEEVFTYDAFRCSHTHTHTHTHTCMHTQYVSDSFFPTRWAWCSVNTRSVFMSHPCNHFLSGQDVYALAPFLDLLNHQPDVQVKAGFSDVTGCYEIRSVSGTPRFQQAFINYGSHDNQRLLLEYGFVAPGNPHSVVYVDADLLCEVLKGDRSLNQKMKFLKENDFVQNLTVSSDGPSWRLMTALRLLSMPQTLYHQWRAVLLGQAVCEDGEEWSVLMAERLCQRLLRDTHAALDKISELLQQCDQSVREQLDVVHSLRQEETCLLGRCLEVLRGMMRRPEEEELLPCQPDVDAVS; encoded by the exons ATGAGGGGCTGTAGCCGTCGAGCTGGAAGAGCTGCAAGGAAAAGGAGGCAGAAATGTGAATGCCCCATCCAGTCAG tctctctgtgtcaccagCCACAATATGTGAGGCTGATGAAGTTTCTTCACCGGCGAGGATTCACTTCAGCACTGCTGCAGCCAGCCCTCTTCACTG ACACAGGCAGAGGACTGCAGACTCTCAAAACTATAAAG CCTGGTCAGCTCATCGTCTCCCTCCCTGCTTCCTGCCTCCTCACAACCTCAACTGTCCTGAGCAGCTACCTGGGACACTATATTAAGAg CTGGAAACACCGTCTCTCTCCCCTGCTGGTGCTCTGCGTGTACCTGGTAAGCGAACGACACCGGGGAGAGACCTCTGATTGGTTCCCCTACGTTGACGTGCTGCCAACCTCCTACACCTGCCCCGCCTACTTCACACAGACTGTCCTGGCTGTTCTGCCCGCTGACGTGCAGAGGCGAGCTTTAGAGCAGAGGGAGGCGCTACAAGAACTTCACTCCTCCAGTCAGGActttttcag ATCCCTGCAGCCAGTCCTGAGTCAGCCAGCAGAGGAGGTGTTCACGTATGACGCTTTCaggtgctcacacacacacacacacacacacacacacacatgcatgcatacacaaTATGTGTCTGATTCTTTCTTTCCCACCAGGTGGGCGTGGTGCAGCGTCAACACGCGCTCTGTCTTCATGTCCCATCCCTGcaaccacttcctgtctggaCAGGATGTTTATGCTTTAGCCCCTTTCCTGGACCTGCTCAACCACCAGCCTGATGTGCAG gTAAAAGCAGGTTTCAGTGACGTGACAGGATGTTATGAAATCAGAAGTGTTTCCGGGACCCCGCGCTTCCAGCAGGCCTTCATAAACTACGGCTCCCATGATAACCAGCGCCTGCTGTTAGAGTATGGCTTTGTTGCCCCCGGTAACCCACACAGTGTGGTTTATGTAGATGCAG ATCTCCTCTGTGAGGTTTTAAAAGGCGACAGGAGTTTGAACCAGAAGATGAAGTTCCTCAAAGAGAACGACTTCGTTCA aaACCTGACAGTATCCAGTGATGGCCCCAGTTGGAGGTTGATGACGGCTCTCAGACTCTTGTCCATGCCACAAACGCTGTA TCACCAGTGGAGGGCAGTGTTGCTCGGCCAGGCGGTGTGTGAAGACGGGGAGGAGTGGAGCGTCCTGATGGCCGAGAGACTCTGTCAGCGACTACTACGAGACACGCATGCAGCTCTGGATAAG atctcTGAGCTCCTGCAGCAGTGTGACCAGTCAGTCAGGGAGCAGCTAGACGTGGTCCACTCACTACGACAGGAGGAGACGTGCCTCCTGGGACGCTGTCTTGAAGTGCTGCGAGGCATGATGAGACGACCAGAAGAGGAAGAACTGTTGCCGTGCCAACCTGATGTTGACGCTGTGAGCTGA
- the setd4 gene encoding SET domain-containing protein 4 isoform X4, protein MVWGVPGPGGVMRGCSRRAGRAARKRRQKCECPIQSVSLCHQPQYVRLMKFLHRRGFTSALLQPALFTDTGRGLQTLKTIKPGQLIVSLPASCLLTTSTVLSSYLGHYIKSWKHRLSPLLVLCVYLVSERHRGETSDWFPYVDVLPTSYTCPAYFTQTVLAVLPADVQRRALEQREALQELHSSSQDFFRSLQPVLSQPAEEVFTYDAFRWAWCSVNTRSVFMSHPCNHFLSGQDVYALAPFLDLLNHQPDVQVKAGFSDVTGCYEIRSVSGTPRFQQAFINYGSHDNQRLLLEYGFVAPGNPHSVVYVDADLLCEVLKGDRSLNQKMKFLKENDFVQNLTVSSDGPSWRLMTALRLLSMPQTLYHQWRAVLLGQAVCEDGEEWSVLMAERLCQRLLRDTHAALDKISELLQQCDQSVREQLDVVHSLRQEETCLLGRCLEVLRGMMRRPEEEELLPCQPDVDAVS, encoded by the exons atggTATGG GGAGTCCCAGGTCCAGGTGGGGTCATGAGGGGCTGTAGCCGTCGAGCTGGAAGAGCTGCAAGGAAAAGGAGGCAGAAATGTGAATGCCCCATCCAGTCAG tctctctgtgtcaccagCCACAATATGTGAGGCTGATGAAGTTTCTTCACCGGCGAGGATTCACTTCAGCACTGCTGCAGCCAGCCCTCTTCACTG ACACAGGCAGAGGACTGCAGACTCTCAAAACTATAAAG CCTGGTCAGCTCATCGTCTCCCTCCCTGCTTCCTGCCTCCTCACAACCTCAACTGTCCTGAGCAGCTACCTGGGACACTATATTAAGAg CTGGAAACACCGTCTCTCTCCCCTGCTGGTGCTCTGCGTGTACCTGGTAAGCGAACGACACCGGGGAGAGACCTCTGATTGGTTCCCCTACGTTGACGTGCTGCCAACCTCCTACACCTGCCCCGCCTACTTCACACAGACTGTCCTGGCTGTTCTGCCCGCTGACGTGCAGAGGCGAGCTTTAGAGCAGAGGGAGGCGCTACAAGAACTTCACTCCTCCAGTCAGGActttttcag ATCCCTGCAGCCAGTCCTGAGTCAGCCAGCAGAGGAGGTGTTCACGTATGACGCTTTCag GTGGGCGTGGTGCAGCGTCAACACGCGCTCTGTCTTCATGTCCCATCCCTGcaaccacttcctgtctggaCAGGATGTTTATGCTTTAGCCCCTTTCCTGGACCTGCTCAACCACCAGCCTGATGTGCAG gTAAAAGCAGGTTTCAGTGACGTGACAGGATGTTATGAAATCAGAAGTGTTTCCGGGACCCCGCGCTTCCAGCAGGCCTTCATAAACTACGGCTCCCATGATAACCAGCGCCTGCTGTTAGAGTATGGCTTTGTTGCCCCCGGTAACCCACACAGTGTGGTTTATGTAGATGCAG ATCTCCTCTGTGAGGTTTTAAAAGGCGACAGGAGTTTGAACCAGAAGATGAAGTTCCTCAAAGAGAACGACTTCGTTCA aaACCTGACAGTATCCAGTGATGGCCCCAGTTGGAGGTTGATGACGGCTCTCAGACTCTTGTCCATGCCACAAACGCTGTA TCACCAGTGGAGGGCAGTGTTGCTCGGCCAGGCGGTGTGTGAAGACGGGGAGGAGTGGAGCGTCCTGATGGCCGAGAGACTCTGTCAGCGACTACTACGAGACACGCATGCAGCTCTGGATAAG atctcTGAGCTCCTGCAGCAGTGTGACCAGTCAGTCAGGGAGCAGCTAGACGTGGTCCACTCACTACGACAGGAGGAGACGTGCCTCCTGGGACGCTGTCTTGAAGTGCTGCGAGGCATGATGAGACGACCAGAAGAGGAAGAACTGTTGCCGTGCCAACCTGATGTTGACGCTGTGAGCTGA
- the cbr1 gene encoding carbonyl reductase [NADPH] 1, producing MSTKVAVVTGSNKGIGLAIVRALCKEFQGDVYITARDVGRGQEAVKSLNSEELKPMFHQLDINDLNSITAAAAFFKDKYGGVDVLVNNAGIAFKVADTTPFDVQAEVTLKTNIFATRDMLTHFMPIIKAGGRVVNVSSVVGSRTLNKCSAALQQRFRSEDITEEELMGLMQQFVDLTKKNQHKQGGWPEAAYGVSKTGLTTLSMILARRLSRERPNDGILLNACCPGWVRTDMAGDKAPKSPDEGAITPVYLALLPPGATEPHGKFVSEKEVQPW from the exons ATGTCCACCAAGGTTGCCGTGGTAACGGGCAGCAATAAGGGCATTGGTCTGGCCATTGTCCGAGCGCTCTGCAAGGAGTTCCAAGGAGATGTTTACATCACTGCCAGAGACGT GGGCCGCGGTCAGGAAGCAGTGAAGTCTCTGAACTCAGAGGAACTGAAGCCCATGTTTCATCAGCTGGACATCAACGACCTGAACAGCATCACCGCCGCTGCAGCTTTCTTTAAAGACAAGTACGGAGGTGTGGATGTCCTCGTCAATAATGCTGGGATAGCATTCAAAG TGGCAGACACCACTCCGTTTGACGTCCAGGCGGAGGTGACCCTCAAGACTAACATCTTCGCCACCAGAGACATGTTGACTCACTTCATGCCCATCATCAAAGCAGGAG GCCGCGTGGTGAACGTCTCCAGCGTCGTCGGCTCCCGCACCTTAAACAAGTGCAGCGCAGCACTGCAGCAGCGTTTCCGCAGCGAGGacatcacagaggaggagctgaTGGGTCTCATGCAGCAGTTTGTGGACCTGACCAAGAAGAACCAGCACAAACAGGGTGGCTGGCCGGAGGCGGCTTACGGCGTGTCCAAGACAGGCCTGACG aCCCTGTCCATGATCCTGGCTCGTCGTCTGTCCAGGGAGAGACCAAATGACGGG ATCTTGCTGAACGCCTGCTGTCCAGGATGGGTGCGCACTGACATGGCCGGTGACAAAGCCCCCAAGTCTCCAGACGAGGGCGCCATTACTCCAGTTTACCTGGCGCTGCTGCCGCCTGGAGCCACAGAACCTCATGGGAAGTTTGTGTCAGAAAAAGAGGTTCAGCCCTGGTAG